The following are from one region of the Jatrophihabitans telluris genome:
- a CDS encoding putative baseplate assembly protein — MSRRVGRYPTFAASLRARLSIAPALSRLTDRDAGDPALALLDAWAVLGDVLTFYQERIANEGYLGTATDSKSLTELGRLVGHQNRPALAASTYLAYTLDPGSVTVIPAGSQAKSVPASGQLPQTFETSEPLAAREEWNQLAVRTHQPAAFTADQVDRQLTRLTLTGTAAVLRPGDRLLFLFGASGDPVIRTVAASTPDFAAGSTRLDLVPLPSMVQDPLANASSRTAEAAKLASANAPKAALMSALRDTLAQVSALPTVTEATAAQLSLDVVTALAQRLAEQRHLAQRQAGIGGQNWLSDYVDQVLTELAGLSTAANAVLREVDPAVAAARQAAVALLCPPDESGAGIGHRPDHNCDQGSGLAALMPILPALRTPPSVPPRSALDLAADPGQRFAPDSDALVRLIAAADPLLAGLLYPAWSTEALTPPSPLASLLVLRIKARPFLSHSDDGGAVLNLVPAGGGAGAAGAAAAALQLDAVYDGIAAGSWIVVETNSVAGGPVEAHARRVLDVAQQVVAQVVGPAGNTANVDVAVTVLTIDQALPAAAELNRTTVYAQGESLVAQGEAITDDVAGASIELARAYDGLGPGRRIVVTGERTDVPLVTGLIASEVVMIGGVRQDVDPDQPAGRITSTVELINPLAYRYRRATVVLAGNVVPATQGESRSEVLGSGDAAVPGSSFPLRQVSADRPLTAVASDDPDGASAALTVRVNGVQWHETDGLAFSGAVDHDYALRTDSETARVVFGDGVHGARPPSGVENITAQYRIGAGASGNLPPGQISQLGTRALGVNGVGNPVPASGGTRADGPQDARRVIPLRSLALDRLVSVQDYADFTQARTGFAKAAAARLYDGQRELVQVTVAAVDDAPLEPSSLTFIELERSLREFGEPHYPVRVDVRELIRLILSAGVKVAPDYSWDLVEPVVRQALLEAFGFDRQQLGEPANLSTALAAASAVDGVDYIDVDVFAGVPALSGPLDLLSLGAGLTAGSPQPNPCVPAAPARYDEDRYRVVDGDTLSGVADRFGLGLAELLELNRALDSNDLVVGQELVVFRGIRPAQLVVLCAELEDTLLLRRIP; from the coding sequence GTGTCCCGGCGGGTCGGTCGCTACCCCACCTTCGCCGCGTCGCTGCGGGCCCGGCTGTCGATCGCGCCCGCACTGAGCAGGCTGACCGACCGGGATGCCGGCGACCCTGCGCTGGCGCTGCTGGACGCCTGGGCCGTGCTGGGTGACGTCCTGACGTTCTACCAGGAACGCATCGCCAACGAGGGATATCTCGGCACCGCCACCGACTCCAAGTCCCTGACGGAGCTGGGCCGTCTCGTCGGACACCAGAACCGGCCGGCCCTGGCGGCCAGCACCTACCTGGCCTACACCCTGGATCCCGGTTCGGTCACGGTCATCCCGGCCGGCAGCCAGGCCAAGAGCGTCCCCGCGTCCGGACAGCTACCCCAGACCTTCGAGACCTCCGAGCCGCTGGCCGCCCGCGAGGAGTGGAACCAGCTGGCCGTGCGCACGCATCAACCCGCCGCGTTCACCGCCGACCAGGTCGACCGGCAACTGACCCGGCTGACGCTCACGGGGACCGCGGCCGTCCTGCGTCCCGGTGACCGGTTGCTGTTCCTCTTCGGTGCGAGCGGGGATCCGGTGATCCGGACCGTGGCCGCGTCCACCCCTGACTTCGCCGCCGGGTCGACCCGACTGGACCTCGTCCCGCTGCCCTCGATGGTCCAGGACCCGTTGGCCAACGCATCATCGCGCACGGCCGAGGCGGCCAAACTGGCGAGCGCAAACGCCCCCAAGGCCGCGCTCATGTCGGCGCTGCGGGACACCCTCGCGCAAGTGTCCGCGCTGCCCACCGTCACCGAAGCCACCGCGGCCCAACTGTCCCTCGACGTCGTCACCGCGCTCGCCCAGCGGCTGGCCGAGCAACGGCATCTCGCGCAGCGGCAGGCCGGGATCGGCGGGCAGAACTGGCTCAGCGACTACGTCGACCAGGTGCTGACCGAGCTGGCCGGTCTGAGCACGGCCGCGAATGCGGTCCTGCGCGAGGTGGACCCGGCGGTGGCGGCCGCCCGGCAAGCGGCGGTCGCCCTGTTGTGCCCGCCGGATGAATCGGGAGCGGGGATCGGCCACCGGCCGGACCACAACTGCGATCAGGGAAGCGGGCTGGCCGCGTTGATGCCGATCCTGCCCGCGCTGCGCACGCCACCGTCGGTACCGCCGCGGTCCGCGCTCGATCTGGCCGCAGATCCGGGGCAGCGCTTCGCGCCGGATTCCGACGCGCTGGTCCGGCTCATCGCGGCGGCGGACCCGCTACTGGCGGGCCTGCTGTATCCGGCCTGGTCGACCGAGGCCCTGACCCCGCCCTCGCCGCTGGCCTCCCTGCTGGTGCTGCGGATCAAGGCCCGGCCGTTCCTGTCGCATTCCGACGACGGCGGCGCGGTTCTGAATCTGGTGCCGGCCGGTGGCGGAGCCGGGGCAGCCGGAGCGGCAGCGGCGGCGCTGCAATTGGACGCTGTGTACGACGGGATCGCAGCCGGCAGCTGGATCGTCGTGGAGACAAACTCGGTCGCCGGCGGTCCCGTCGAAGCCCACGCACGCCGGGTGCTGGACGTGGCCCAGCAAGTCGTGGCCCAAGTCGTCGGCCCGGCTGGAAACACCGCCAACGTCGACGTGGCCGTCACCGTCCTGACCATCGACCAGGCGCTGCCCGCCGCGGCAGAACTGAATCGGACGACGGTGTACGCCCAGGGCGAGTCGTTGGTGGCACAGGGCGAGGCGATCACCGACGACGTGGCGGGCGCGAGCATCGAGCTGGCCCGCGCCTACGACGGGCTGGGCCCCGGCCGCCGCATCGTCGTCACCGGTGAACGCACCGACGTCCCGCTGGTGACCGGCCTGATCGCGAGCGAGGTGGTGATGATCGGCGGCGTCCGCCAGGACGTCGATCCCGACCAGCCGGCGGGTCGGATCACGAGCACGGTGGAACTGATCAACCCGCTGGCCTACCGCTACCGTCGCGCCACGGTGGTCCTGGCCGGCAATGTCGTACCGGCGACGCAAGGGGAAAGTCGGTCGGAGGTGCTGGGCAGCGGAGACGCCGCGGTGCCCGGTTCGTCCTTCCCGCTGCGTCAGGTCTCGGCCGATCGTCCTCTGACCGCGGTAGCCTCCGACGACCCGGACGGAGCCAGCGCGGCACTCACGGTCCGCGTCAACGGGGTGCAATGGCACGAGACCGACGGGCTGGCGTTCTCCGGCGCCGTCGATCACGATTACGCCCTGCGAACGGACTCCGAAACCGCGCGCGTGGTCTTCGGTGACGGCGTGCACGGCGCCCGCCCTCCCAGCGGCGTGGAGAACATCACGGCGCAGTACCGGATCGGGGCCGGGGCCTCGGGGAATCTGCCGCCCGGGCAGATCAGCCAGCTGGGCACTCGGGCGCTCGGGGTCAATGGCGTGGGCAACCCGGTGCCGGCCTCCGGCGGTACCCGCGCCGACGGGCCGCAGGATGCCCGGCGGGTGATCCCGCTGCGGTCGCTGGCCTTGGATCGATTGGTTTCGGTGCAGGACTACGCCGACTTCACGCAAGCCCGCACCGGGTTCGCCAAGGCGGCCGCGGCCCGGCTCTACGACGGGCAGCGCGAGCTCGTGCAGGTCACGGTGGCCGCGGTGGACGACGCCCCGCTGGAGCCGTCCTCGCTGACGTTCATCGAACTCGAGCGGTCCCTGCGTGAGTTCGGCGAGCCGCACTACCCGGTTCGGGTCGACGTCCGCGAACTCATCCGCCTCATCCTGTCGGCGGGCGTGAAGGTGGCGCCGGACTATTCCTGGGACCTCGTCGAGCCGGTGGTGCGCCAGGCTCTGCTGGAGGCCTTCGGATTCGATCGGCAGCAGCTGGGTGAGCCGGCCAATCTGAGCACGGCGCTCGCCGCGGCGAGCGCCGTCGACGGTGTCGACTACATCGACGTGGACGTCTTCGCCGGAGTGCCGGCCCTGTCCGGGCCGCTGGACCTGCTGAGTCTGGGCGCCGGCCTGACCGCAGGCTCGCCGCAACCGAATCCGTGCGTCCCCGCGGCGCCCGCCCGCTACGACGAGGACCGTTACCGGGTGGTCGACGGCGACACGCTCTCCGGCGTCGCCGACCGTTTCGGGCTGGGGCTGGCCGAACTGCTCGAGCTCAACCGGGCGCTGGACAGCAACGATCTCGTCGTCGGCCAGGAACTCGTGGTGTTCCGCGGGATCCGTCCGGCGCAACTGGTCGTGCTCTGCGCCGAGCTCGAGGACACCTTGCTGCTCAGGAGGATCCCGTGA
- a CDS encoding DUF6519 domain-containing protein yields MQGDFSRVHYEASKHFAAVLAQQGRVSLDSDQNENTLILLHYLRTVVADLVGPCARPAGSNAGFAVTTTTTAAGDPDLALSRGRMYVGGLLVENDLPELTYWTQPQAYLDPDLAADALAQAPYLVYLRVWERLVTALQDDQVREVALGDLAPDTSARRQVVWQVATASADVPADGSAATADGLGWLAQNLGRQPLDVPLLRAQAIRPAASDDHPCDLSPDARYRGPENQLYRVEIHRGGVAYDPGAPAGQLDQAGGQGNVGAGAGVGVGVATFSFSRENASVVFAIDSVAGASVTLADLGRDRKLALDVGDWVELLDDRYSLRLPVDPPLPLHRVVAIDYPGRTVTLDQEPVSLDASALPGTEPQLHPFLRRWDHPRTTTTDSVGEITVSDDGALPVVEGHWIDLEDGVQVMFVAGTQKDQRLYRRGDYWWIPARTIPGDVLWPRDELGPVSRPPDGVSYHYAPLAWVAADGTVTPAGDEIPTPNPDLTPAEFSNAAFRDAAIGATAAPRPAAPAKAGPAQGRARRSPARKQPR; encoded by the coding sequence ATGCAAGGAGACTTCTCGCGCGTCCACTACGAGGCGAGCAAACATTTCGCGGCCGTCCTGGCCCAGCAGGGCAGGGTGAGCCTGGACTCCGACCAGAACGAGAACACCCTTATCCTGCTGCACTATCTGCGCACCGTCGTGGCCGACCTGGTCGGCCCGTGCGCGCGCCCGGCGGGGTCGAACGCCGGTTTCGCGGTCACCACCACGACCACCGCAGCCGGCGATCCAGACCTGGCGCTGTCGCGCGGACGGATGTACGTCGGCGGCCTGCTCGTCGAGAACGACCTGCCCGAGCTGACCTACTGGACTCAGCCCCAGGCTTACCTTGATCCCGACCTGGCCGCGGATGCCCTTGCCCAGGCGCCGTATCTGGTCTACCTCAGGGTGTGGGAGCGGCTGGTCACCGCGCTGCAGGACGACCAGGTGCGTGAGGTGGCCCTCGGCGATCTGGCCCCCGACACCTCGGCCCGGCGGCAGGTCGTCTGGCAGGTTGCGACCGCCAGCGCCGACGTACCGGCCGACGGCAGCGCCGCGACCGCCGACGGCCTCGGCTGGCTGGCCCAGAACCTGGGCCGGCAGCCGTTGGACGTGCCCCTGCTGCGCGCGCAGGCGATCCGCCCGGCCGCGTCGGACGACCATCCCTGCGACCTGTCGCCGGACGCGCGATACCGCGGCCCGGAGAATCAGCTCTACCGGGTGGAGATCCACCGCGGCGGAGTGGCCTACGACCCCGGCGCGCCCGCGGGGCAACTCGATCAGGCGGGTGGGCAGGGCAACGTCGGAGCCGGGGCCGGGGTCGGGGTCGGGGTCGCGACCTTCAGCTTCTCGCGTGAGAACGCCTCGGTGGTCTTCGCGATCGATTCGGTGGCCGGGGCCAGCGTTACGTTGGCCGACCTGGGCCGCGACCGCAAGCTCGCGCTGGACGTCGGCGACTGGGTGGAGCTGCTCGACGACCGGTACAGCCTGCGTCTTCCCGTCGATCCTCCGTTACCGCTGCACCGAGTCGTCGCGATCGACTACCCGGGCCGGACCGTGACCCTGGACCAGGAGCCGGTCAGTCTGGACGCAAGCGCGCTGCCCGGCACCGAACCGCAGCTGCATCCGTTCCTGCGTCGCTGGGACCATCCCCGGACGACCACGACGGATTCGGTCGGTGAGATAACGGTTTCCGACGACGGCGCCCTGCCGGTCGTCGAGGGGCACTGGATCGACCTCGAGGACGGCGTGCAGGTCATGTTCGTGGCCGGAACGCAGAAGGATCAGCGCCTGTACCGGCGCGGTGACTACTGGTGGATCCCGGCCCGCACCATTCCGGGCGACGTGCTCTGGCCGAGGGATGAACTGGGGCCGGTCAGCCGACCCCCGGACGGCGTGAGCTACCACTACGCCCCGTTGGCGTGGGTGGCCGCCGACGGGACCGTCACGCCCGCCGGTGACGAGATCCCCACCCCGAACCCGGACCTCACGCCCGCCGAGTTCTCCAACGCTGCCTTCCGCGACGCCGCGATCGGTGCCACCGCGGCGCCTCGACCGGCCGCTCCGGCCAAGGCCGGCCCCGCCCAGGGACGCGCGCGCAGGAGTCCGGCGCGCAAGCAGCCGCGGTGA
- a CDS encoding DUF4157 domain-containing protein, protein MTLPAPLSVRTPAQRVGGSARRRPVTASIGAPGYLPALVRRTVAEPGRGLAEPVRAELEPLFDRDFSHVQVHSGPSAERSCELLRARAYTVGSHVVLPGSADSSGSARSGPGQRLLAHEIAHVLQQEHRSHSGPIGAFAGAPAQAAEYEAERAAATVAAGRRVDPVRERGIGPARAPRSLELSLNPATLSHTELEAEINEIESYLSAHPVSSADNDHLIEEQSRLRAELKQRNKQESSGRTTRKRSSAPVAGASVVPRSLTESLLVDDTMPELELLREINAIHDFLRVGARKADRLMLTEALSKLEAEKGRRDQQAAVKERAEKIQQAFAPRGGESEGDALITVMRTVDGIRPSQSSPGNFVIVRDGQVLLITAEEHSRIRAGAVKSMQDGLVKIARRADDAEAQYAAQHQINSDQYIVSGAVHLFGGIKDPGEAVTQDVRTARINAKTARVFIDRGELARAAEFFSTSERYAGAAKQLSSAYVRDLISTAETTVTVLEVTRDVAFAATLAIGAVVAAPIVAGGVLATGATGLTATALTIGGTGLVVGTGGAVLRGGTAAAGVGLAGGTAGQAWQAGKSEGWRGFKEGVVSGVGGAAGRAAGTALKVGQSTSRVVNVARAAVAEGVGNAAGGATSSALEGKGAGEIGTSALTSFAVGTVTSPLGQAAGSIKGPVGGALARTATAATITGGVTYAQTGDRDLAIRSGGLAAANALILSVPTSARPADTHSTFGELGAELRAEVPEGQGPVLGQKLGSLDPAGASGASGASGGAGGSPAPGGPSPAAGSPAAAVAARYRRTPAQRIQDEAPMAAARLQEGLDSLADLPDLQNAVAASNRRYGGQAQLRDLAADSPSELRDMWGRWQANRAAALAANKQPTSFEDYVGKVQSSQYRGRHGELTDAFTRGSHEILVAAPGGVNESGIDSVSYAPASGRIKVLDNKALKTGSSVSKVTALQQNLPSQGPVGARTKVGNLAEVIGQVQAVAAQPGVPPEIGQIVLPRLRAAEAAIDSHVAQWQQANPGAALDDRALQADIGRILDQHGIDRVVTTAGGGSNVRISRELGTNQGFSQE, encoded by the coding sequence GTGACCCTTCCCGCTCCGCTGTCGGTGCGAACACCCGCGCAGCGCGTGGGCGGATCGGCTCGCCGCCGTCCGGTGACCGCCTCGATCGGCGCGCCCGGATACCTCCCCGCGCTGGTCCGTCGCACGGTGGCCGAGCCCGGCCGAGGACTGGCCGAACCCGTCCGGGCTGAGCTGGAGCCCTTGTTCGACCGGGACTTCTCCCACGTGCAAGTGCATAGTGGGCCCTCGGCTGAGCGCTCGTGCGAGCTGCTGCGGGCCCGGGCCTACACCGTCGGCAGTCATGTCGTGCTGCCCGGCAGCGCCGACTCCTCCGGCAGCGCCCGATCCGGGCCGGGACAGCGGCTGCTCGCCCACGAGATCGCGCACGTCCTGCAGCAGGAACACCGTTCGCACAGCGGGCCCATCGGGGCGTTCGCCGGCGCTCCGGCACAGGCCGCCGAGTACGAGGCGGAGCGAGCGGCCGCGACGGTTGCGGCCGGACGTCGGGTAGATCCGGTGCGCGAACGAGGAATCGGGCCGGCCCGAGCGCCGCGGTCCTTGGAACTGAGCCTGAACCCGGCCACGCTGAGCCACACCGAACTGGAAGCCGAGATCAACGAGATCGAGTCGTACCTGAGCGCGCACCCGGTGAGCAGCGCCGACAACGATCACCTGATCGAGGAGCAGTCGCGGTTGCGCGCGGAGCTGAAGCAGCGAAACAAGCAGGAATCGTCCGGCCGGACAACGCGAAAACGGTCGAGCGCACCGGTGGCCGGCGCGTCGGTGGTCCCGCGCTCGCTGACGGAGTCACTGCTCGTCGACGACACCATGCCCGAGCTCGAGCTGCTGCGCGAGATCAATGCCATCCATGACTTCCTGCGGGTCGGCGCCCGCAAGGCCGACCGGCTGATGCTCACCGAGGCCCTGTCCAAGCTGGAGGCCGAGAAGGGCCGGCGAGACCAGCAAGCCGCGGTCAAGGAGCGAGCCGAGAAGATCCAGCAGGCCTTCGCTCCCCGCGGCGGCGAGTCCGAGGGCGATGCCCTGATCACGGTGATGCGAACGGTGGACGGAATCAGGCCCTCGCAGTCCTCACCCGGCAACTTCGTCATCGTCCGGGACGGGCAGGTACTGCTGATCACGGCGGAGGAACACAGCCGCATCCGGGCGGGCGCGGTCAAGAGCATGCAGGACGGCCTGGTGAAGATCGCGCGACGCGCCGACGATGCCGAAGCGCAGTACGCCGCTCAGCACCAGATCAATTCCGACCAGTACATCGTCTCCGGCGCCGTCCATCTCTTCGGCGGCATCAAGGACCCGGGCGAGGCGGTCACCCAGGACGTGCGAACCGCGCGGATCAACGCCAAGACGGCCCGGGTGTTCATCGATCGCGGCGAGCTCGCGCGGGCCGCGGAGTTCTTCAGCACCAGCGAGCGTTACGCCGGTGCGGCCAAGCAACTGTCCAGCGCCTACGTCCGCGACCTGATCTCCACGGCCGAGACAACGGTGACCGTCCTGGAGGTGACGCGTGACGTCGCCTTCGCCGCGACCTTGGCCATCGGCGCGGTGGTGGCCGCACCGATCGTGGCGGGCGGGGTGCTGGCCACTGGCGCGACGGGACTGACGGCCACCGCCCTGACCATCGGGGGTACCGGCCTGGTCGTGGGCACCGGCGGTGCCGTGCTGCGAGGCGGGACCGCGGCCGCGGGCGTCGGGCTGGCCGGCGGTACGGCGGGACAGGCGTGGCAGGCCGGCAAGTCCGAAGGCTGGCGGGGATTCAAGGAAGGCGTCGTGTCCGGGGTGGGCGGAGCCGCCGGGCGTGCGGCCGGGACCGCGCTGAAGGTCGGGCAGAGCACGAGCCGTGTCGTGAACGTGGCGCGGGCAGCGGTGGCCGAAGGGGTCGGAAACGCCGCCGGCGGGGCGACGTCGTCCGCGCTCGAGGGCAAGGGCGCCGGTGAGATCGGCACATCGGCCCTGACCAGTTTCGCCGTCGGGACGGTGACCTCCCCGCTGGGCCAGGCCGCAGGGTCGATCAAGGGACCCGTCGGCGGTGCGCTGGCCCGGACGGCCACGGCCGCGACCATCACGGGCGGCGTGACCTACGCCCAGACCGGTGACCGCGACCTGGCCATCCGGTCGGGCGGTTTGGCTGCCGCGAACGCCCTGATCCTCAGTGTTCCCACTTCGGCACGACCAGCCGACACCCACAGCACGTTCGGCGAACTCGGCGCTGAACTGCGCGCTGAGGTCCCCGAAGGCCAAGGTCCGGTGCTGGGCCAGAAGCTGGGCTCGCTCGATCCCGCCGGCGCCTCGGGGGCCTCGGGGGCCTCGGGAGGCGCGGGGGGATCGCCCGCGCCCGGTGGTCCGTCGCCGGCGGCGGGTTCGCCGGCGGCGGCGGTTGCCGCCCGGTACCGGCGCACTCCCGCCCAGCGGATTCAGGACGAGGCCCCGATGGCCGCGGCCCGGCTGCAGGAAGGTCTGGATTCGCTGGCTGATCTGCCCGATCTGCAGAACGCCGTCGCCGCATCGAACCGCCGTTACGGCGGGCAGGCACAGTTGCGGGACCTGGCCGCCGACTCCCCGTCCGAGCTACGGGACATGTGGGGCCGCTGGCAGGCGAACCGGGCCGCGGCCCTCGCCGCGAACAAGCAGCCGACGTCGTTCGAGGACTACGTGGGCAAGGTGCAGTCCTCGCAGTACCGGGGGCGCCACGGCGAGCTGACCGATGCCTTCACCCGCGGCTCGCACGAGATTCTCGTTGCCGCGCCGGGCGGAGTGAACGAGAGCGGGATCGACTCGGTCAGCTATGCCCCCGCGTCCGGGCGGATCAAGGTGCTCGACAACAAGGCCCTCAAGACCGGCTCCTCCGTCTCGAAGGTCACCGCCTTGCAGCAGAACCTGCCCTCGCAGGGTCCCGTCGGGGCACGGACCAAGGTCGGCAACCTCGCCGAGGTGATCGGCCAGGTGCAGGCAGTGGCCGCCCAACCGGGCGTGCCGCCGGAGATCGGCCAGATCGTGCTGCCGCGGTTGCGAGCGGCCGAGGCGGCCATCGACAGCCACGTCGCCCAATGGCAGCAGGCCAATCCGGGTGCGGCGTTGGACGACCGCGCGCTGCAGGCCGACATCGGCCGCATCCTGGACCAGCACGGCATCGACCGGGTGGTGACGACCGCCGGCGGCGGCTCGAACGTCAGGATCAGCCGCGAGCTCGGAACCAATCAGGGCTTCAGCCAGGAATGA
- a CDS encoding carbohydrate ABC transporter permease, which produces MSATTATDPSGPMVTPARPGRRPTGWPAARRFVLPLIGLFVALAFLWPFLVMLLDALRTSNDVVATPTTFLPRHWQFSTFSDVLGDGRFRNWLKTSVLVAVCSTVIVLVVSVPAAYFTARFRFPGRTAFLLLVLITQMFSPTSLVVGIYREFFDANLVNTYLAIILTNAAFNLAFAIWILQGFFGSIPQEVEEAAHLDGCGRLATLWRIMLPLTLPGVVTAVVFTFIAAWNEYVVALTLMQDDSKKPLTVGISSYVTGYEQHWDQLFAASLIAIVPVVILFAFIEKHLVGGLTAGSVK; this is translated from the coding sequence ATGAGCGCCACGACCGCTACCGATCCGTCGGGCCCGATGGTGACGCCCGCCCGCCCAGGCCGCCGGCCGACCGGTTGGCCTGCGGCGCGCCGCTTCGTGCTTCCGCTCATCGGCCTGTTCGTCGCGCTGGCGTTCCTGTGGCCGTTCCTGGTGATGCTGCTGGACGCGCTGCGCACGAGCAATGACGTGGTGGCCACCCCGACGACATTCCTGCCGCGACATTGGCAGTTCTCGACGTTCTCCGACGTGCTCGGCGACGGCCGGTTCCGCAACTGGCTCAAGACCTCGGTACTGGTGGCGGTCTGCTCCACCGTCATCGTGCTGGTGGTTTCCGTGCCCGCGGCCTACTTCACGGCCCGGTTCCGGTTCCCGGGCCGGACGGCCTTCCTGCTGCTCGTCCTGATCACGCAGATGTTCTCGCCGACCTCGCTGGTCGTCGGCATCTACCGTGAGTTCTTCGACGCCAACCTGGTCAACACCTACCTGGCGATCATCCTGACCAACGCCGCCTTCAACCTCGCGTTCGCGATCTGGATCCTGCAGGGTTTCTTCGGCTCGATCCCCCAGGAGGTCGAGGAGGCCGCCCACCTCGACGGGTGCGGGCGGCTGGCCACACTGTGGCGGATCATGCTGCCGCTGACCCTGCCCGGCGTCGTCACCGCCGTGGTGTTCACCTTCATCGCCGCCTGGAATGAATACGTCGTGGCGCTGACCCTGATGCAGGACGACAGCAAGAAGCCGCTCACCGTCGGGATTTCCTCCTACGTGACCGGCTACGAGCAGCATTGGGACCAGCTCTTCGCCGCCTCGTTGATCGCGATCGTGCCGGTGGTGATCCTGTTCGCGTTCATCGAGAAGCACCTGGTGGGCGGTCTCACCGCAGGCTCGGTCAAGTAG
- a CDS encoding carbohydrate ABC transporter permease, giving the protein MNRPASASGTGTASSSDAVPVPGPAAQRAARSGPGRRWGGRATGRRGRDRGRAPLGVALLWLSPALILIAGVVIYPAVELIRASLSSYSITGLRLGSAGGRNYSKVLHHRALATVLKNTGVWVLCVVALTILISLALAQFLSKDFFGRRVVRWAVIVPWAASLVITARMFTLIYDYYHGVLNHALLSVHLISKPIDFLGDDRWTMISMIAVGVFVSIPFTAYVFLAGLNAIPTDIYEAALIDGARPWQVYWSVTLPLLRPAMLVASVLNIIYVFNSFPIVYTLNDRNPGFAHDTSITFMYKLAFKSAEHDVGMSAAAGVFNVLLILVVVMVYLRLVKWQEPVNR; this is encoded by the coding sequence GTGAACCGCCCAGCATCGGCCTCCGGTACGGGTACCGCGTCCTCCTCCGACGCGGTGCCCGTACCGGGGCCGGCCGCCCAGCGAGCCGCGCGATCGGGACCCGGTCGCCGGTGGGGCGGACGAGCGACCGGCCGGCGCGGCCGAGACCGGGGACGCGCCCCGCTCGGCGTGGCCCTGCTGTGGCTGTCGCCGGCCCTGATCCTCATCGCGGGCGTGGTCATCTATCCCGCGGTGGAACTCATCCGCGCCTCTCTGTCGAGCTACTCCATCACCGGCCTGCGGCTGGGCTCCGCCGGTGGGCGCAACTACTCCAAGGTCCTCCACCACCGGGCGCTGGCGACCGTCCTGAAGAACACCGGCGTCTGGGTGCTGTGCGTCGTGGCGCTGACGATCCTGATCAGCCTGGCCCTGGCGCAGTTCCTGTCCAAGGACTTCTTCGGCCGGCGCGTGGTTCGATGGGCGGTCATCGTGCCGTGGGCGGCGTCGCTGGTGATCACCGCGCGCATGTTCACGCTGATCTACGACTACTACCACGGCGTGCTCAACCACGCGCTGCTCTCGGTGCACCTGATCTCCAAGCCGATCGACTTTCTCGGTGACGACCGCTGGACGATGATCTCGATGATCGCGGTCGGCGTGTTCGTGTCGATCCCCTTCACCGCCTACGTCTTCCTGGCCGGACTCAACGCGATCCCGACCGACATCTACGAGGCGGCGCTCATCGACGGTGCCCGTCCGTGGCAGGTGTACTGGTCGGTGACGCTGCCGCTGCTGCGGCCGGCCATGCTCGTGGCCAGCGTCCTCAACATCATCTACGTCTTCAACTCATTCCCGATCGTCTATACCCTCAACGATCGCAATCCCGGCTTCGCCCACGACACCTCGATCACCTTCATGTACAAGCTGGCGTTCAAGAGCGCCGAGCACGACGTCGGCATGTCGGCCGCCGCCGGAGTCTTCAACGTGCTGCTCATCCTGGTCGTGGTCATGGTGTACCTCAGGCTCGTCAAGTGGCAGGAACCGGTGAACCGATGA